A section of the Rhodobacteraceae bacterium M382 genome encodes:
- a CDS encoding isovaleryl-CoA dehydrogenase, whose product MFNETMQFDLGDDVNALRDMVHRWAQERVKPLAAEIDQTNEFPAELWKEMGELGLLGITVPEEFGGAGMSYLAHTVAVEEIARASASVSLSYGAHSNLCVNQIKLNGSQEQKEKYLPGLISGENVGALAMSEAGAGSDVVSMSLRAEKRNDHYRLNGNKYWITNGPDADTLVVYAKTDPDAGSKGMTAFIVEKEFKGFSTSPHFDKLGMRGSNTGELIFDDCEVPFENVLGEEGKGVKVLMSGLDYERVVLAGIGSGIIAACMDEMMPYMKERKQFGQPIGNFQLMQAKIADMYTAMNSSRAYIYEVAKSCDKGTVTRQDAAACCLYASEVAMTQAHQAVQAFGGAGYLSDNPVGRIFRDAKLMEIGAGTSEIRRMLIGRELMTKM is encoded by the coding sequence ATGTTCAACGAGACGATGCAATTCGACCTGGGGGATGACGTCAACGCGCTGCGCGACATGGTGCACCGTTGGGCGCAGGAGCGGGTCAAACCGCTGGCCGCCGAGATTGACCAGACCAATGAGTTCCCGGCTGAGCTGTGGAAAGAGATGGGGGAGCTGGGCCTGTTGGGCATCACTGTACCCGAAGAATTTGGTGGTGCAGGGATGTCTTATCTGGCCCACACCGTTGCAGTCGAAGAGATCGCCCGAGCCAGCGCCTCTGTGTCGCTCAGCTATGGCGCGCATTCGAACCTATGTGTGAACCAGATCAAACTGAATGGATCGCAGGAGCAGAAAGAGAAATACCTCCCCGGTCTGATTTCCGGCGAGAACGTGGGCGCGCTGGCCATGTCCGAAGCGGGTGCGGGGTCGGACGTTGTCTCGATGTCGCTGCGCGCCGAAAAACGCAATGATCACTATCGCCTGAACGGGAACAAATACTGGATCACCAATGGTCCCGATGCCGACACGTTGGTGGTGTATGCCAAAACCGACCCGGATGCGGGATCCAAGGGGATGACGGCCTTTATCGTTGAAAAAGAATTCAAAGGGTTCTCGACATCGCCGCATTTCGACAAATTGGGCATGCGCGGGTCGAACACCGGTGAATTGATCTTTGACGATTGCGAAGTGCCGTTTGAAAACGTGCTGGGCGAAGAGGGCAAAGGCGTCAAGGTGCTGATGTCCGGGCTCGACTATGAACGTGTCGTGCTGGCAGGGATCGGTTCCGGGATCATCGCGGCCTGTATGGACGAAATGATGCCCTACATGAAAGAGCGCAAACAGTTCGGCCAACCGATCGGGAATTTTCAGCTGATGCAGGCCAAGATTGCCGACATGTACACGGCAATGAATTCGTCGCGTGCCTATATCTACGAAGTCGCCAAATCCTGTGACAAGGGCACTGTGACCCGCCAGGACGCCGCTGCATGTTGTCTCTATGCTTCCGAAGTGGCGATGACCCAGGCGCATCAGGCGGTGCAGGCCTTTGGCGGTGCTGGGTATCTCAGCGACAACCCGGTGGGCCGGATTTTCCGCGATGCCAAGCTGATGGAAATCGGCGCGGGTACCAGCGAAATTCGCCGGATGCTGATCGGGCGCGAGCTGATGACAAAGATGTAA
- a CDS encoding outer membrane beta-barrel protein yields the protein MKRTLIALTLTTAIAAIAGPVAAQSQGDWTVGIGVGNVNPKSNNGTLAGSAASIGDDTRPIFTVEYFIRDNLGIELLAATPFDHDIALGGTNIGSTKHLPPTLSVNYHFPTQTAFKPFLGVGLNYTTFFEETTPLGNLELDDSFGVALHAGADYQISDNGAIRLDVRWIDISSDATLNGASIGTADIDPVVVGLSYVHRF from the coding sequence ATGAAACGCACACTCATAGCCTTGACGCTGACCACTGCCATCGCAGCCATTGCCGGACCTGTTGCCGCGCAATCGCAGGGCGATTGGACCGTTGGTATCGGTGTCGGCAATGTTAACCCCAAATCCAACAATGGCACGCTGGCTGGCTCTGCGGCCTCGATCGGCGACGACACGCGTCCGATCTTTACCGTGGAATATTTCATCCGCGACAATCTGGGCATCGAACTGCTGGCGGCAACCCCGTTCGATCATGACATTGCTTTGGGCGGAACCAACATCGGATCGACCAAGCACCTGCCGCCCACCCTGTCGGTCAACTATCACTTCCCGACACAGACCGCGTTCAAACCGTTTCTCGGGGTTGGCCTGAACTATACAACCTTCTTCGAAGAGACCACGCCGCTGGGCAACCTCGAACTGGACGACAGCTTTGGTGTGGCATTGCACGCCGGGGCCGACTATCAGATCTCTGACAATGGCGCGATCCGCCTGGACGTGCGCTGGATCGACATCAGTTCGGACGCGACCCTGAACGGCGCATCCATCGGCACAGCCGATATTGATCCGGTCGTTGTTGGCCTGTCCTACGTGCACCGTTTCTGA
- a CDS encoding lysozyme inhibitor LprI family protein, with protein MSDWNHPDDRVKQSNCNHHAFLIWCDVYQDELLELLQRATVRDRSAAADREPDISAFELVMTRSVAWRQFREEECRFEQSEYGQSSAAGTAYSICLSRETSKRINILRSRRYK; from the coding sequence ATGTCGGATTGGAACCACCCTGATGATCGTGTCAAACAGTCGAATTGCAATCACCATGCGTTTCTCATTTGGTGTGATGTCTATCAGGACGAGCTTTTGGAATTGCTGCAACGGGCCACAGTGCGGGATCGTTCGGCTGCTGCGGATCGAGAACCCGATATTTCCGCATTTGAACTGGTAATGACGCGCTCTGTTGCTTGGCGGCAATTCCGCGAAGAGGAGTGCAGATTTGAACAGAGCGAATATGGGCAAAGCTCGGCGGCAGGAACAGCTTATTCGATCTGCCTGAGCCGGGAAACTAGTAAACGAATCAACATATTGCGAAGCCGGAGATACAAATGA
- a CDS encoding AMP-binding protein, with protein MAAVTQTLGLMPDHSWDLPDRLNMAHQALSGLPDDVAIVDMTGGGRRDITFGQLAQMVDGLARYLRTRISAGDRVGVLLSQSPWCAAAHLAIWKVGAISVPLFKLFKHDALTSRAGDAGVRFVFTDPEGATLLGDLAEAVLVAQAGIPGESVPFADTTPDTPAVLIYTSGTTGSPKGALHGHRVLTGHLPGVAISHDHLGQPGDCLWTPADWAWIGGLFDVLMPGLALGVPVVAARLDKFSAQGCADLISGAGVRNVFFPPTALRMLKAAGHSLPGLRSVASGGEPLGAEMLAWGREAFGLVINEFYGQTECNMTVSSCAVDFPARPGCIGKPVPGHAVAVIDDQGQPTEQEGDVAVRRGSASMMLEYWNRPDATAEKFQGDWLITGDRGIWEGDYLRFVGREDDVITSAGYRIGPAEIEDCLLTHPSVATVGVVGKPDALRTEIVKAYVVLKDGTEATADELQNWVKTRLAHYSYPREIDFLDALPMTVTGKVIRKALKARAQGEAK; from the coding sequence ATGGCCGCTGTGACCCAAACTTTAGGCTTGATGCCAGATCACTCCTGGGATCTTCCCGACAGGCTGAACATGGCCCACCAGGCGTTGTCCGGGTTACCCGATGACGTGGCGATTGTTGATATGACCGGTGGGGGGCGACGGGATATCACGTTTGGCCAACTGGCGCAGATGGTTGATGGGCTGGCGCGATACTTGCGCACCCGAATCTCTGCGGGAGATCGTGTCGGTGTGCTGCTGTCCCAATCCCCTTGGTGTGCCGCTGCGCATCTGGCAATCTGGAAGGTGGGCGCAATTTCCGTGCCTCTGTTCAAACTGTTCAAACATGATGCGCTGACCTCGCGTGCCGGGGATGCGGGGGTGCGATTTGTCTTTACCGATCCCGAAGGCGCGACATTGCTGGGCGATCTGGCCGAGGCCGTTTTGGTCGCGCAGGCCGGGATTCCGGGAGAGTCGGTTCCATTTGCTGATACCACCCCCGACACGCCTGCGGTTCTGATATATACGTCCGGCACCACTGGCAGCCCCAAGGGCGCGCTGCATGGGCATCGGGTTCTGACCGGGCACTTGCCGGGCGTGGCGATCAGCCATGACCATCTGGGCCAGCCGGGCGATTGCCTGTGGACCCCGGCGGATTGGGCCTGGATTGGTGGATTGTTCGATGTGTTGATGCCGGGACTGGCGCTGGGCGTGCCGGTGGTGGCCGCGCGTCTGGACAAATTCAGCGCCCAAGGCTGTGCCGATCTGATCAGCGGTGCAGGGGTGCGCAATGTGTTTTTTCCACCCACGGCGCTGCGGATGCTCAAGGCCGCCGGTCACAGCCTGCCGGGACTGCGATCGGTCGCGTCCGGTGGTGAACCTCTGGGGGCCGAAATGCTGGCCTGGGGTCGCGAGGCCTTTGGGCTGGTGATCAACGAATTCTACGGTCAGACCGAATGCAATATGACCGTGTCCTCCTGCGCGGTCGATTTTCCGGCTCGCCCCGGCTGTATCGGTAAACCGGTTCCGGGTCACGCGGTTGCCGTGATCGACGATCAGGGCCAGCCCACGGAACAAGAGGGTGATGTCGCTGTGCGCCGGGGATCGGCTTCGATGATGTTGGAATACTGGAACCGTCCGGATGCTACGGCGGAAAAGTTCCAAGGCGACTGGCTGATCACCGGTGACCGCGGTATCTGGGAGGGCGACTATCTGCGCTTCGTCGGCCGCGAAGACGATGTGATCACGTCGGCTGGCTACCGCATTGGCCCGGCCGAGATCGAGGATTGCCTGCTAACCCACCCATCTGTGGCGACCGTTGGCGTGGTCGGCAAACCCGACGCGCTGCGGACCGAGATCGTCAAGGCCTATGTGGTGTTGAAGGACGGGACCGAGGCCACAGCGGACGAGTTGCAGAATTGGGTCAAGACCCGCCTCGCTCATTACTCCTATCCCCGCGAAATCGACTTTCTCGACGCGCTGCCCATGACTGTGACCGGCAAGGTGATCCGCAAGGCGCTGAAGGCGCGGGCACAGGGGGAGGCCAAATGA
- a CDS encoding acetyl/propionyl/methylcrotonyl-CoA carboxylase subunit alpha yields the protein MFDKILIANRGEIACRVMETARAMGVKTVAVYSDADASAKHVAMADEAVHIGGPAPADSYLKGAEIIRMAQQTGAQAIHPGYGFLSENPGFVDAVEAAGLTFIGPSADAIRKMGLKDAAKALMEEAGVPVVPGYHGANQDPEHLFGAADAIGYPVLIKAVAGGGGKGMRLVEQPAEFMDALESAKGEATTAFGNPDVLIEKYIQQPRHIEVQVFGDGTHAVHLFERDCSLQRRHQKVIEEAPAPDMTPEMRAAMGQAGVRAAEAIGYKGAGTVEFIVDGSNGLRVDGFWFMEMNTRLQVEHPVTELITGVDLVEWQLRVAAGESLPAAQEDLTITGHAFEARLYAEDVPKGFLPATGTLTHLQFPSECRADSGVRAGDTISPWYDPMISKVIVHGPTRRVALSRLSRALEETQVGGTVTNLAFLGALAGHEGFGNGEVDTGLIARDLDDLVAQPATGLHHKVAAAMVALDLVEGQGESGFTLWAPLHRAVTLSHQDEVFEVDVQVEGPDRQLWNLGGDRLVAERHGGIWQLGGVRMPDVARAGATITVFDSYGLVFDVIDPLDRDASAGGDTNVIEAPMPGLVKAVFAEAGQTVQEGDRLAILEAMKMEHSLLAARDGVVAEVLAAAGDQVEAGAALVRLEEEDG from the coding sequence ATGTTCGATAAAATTCTTATTGCCAACCGTGGCGAAATCGCCTGCCGCGTGATGGAAACCGCCCGTGCGATGGGTGTGAAAACCGTTGCTGTTTATTCCGACGCGGATGCCAGCGCCAAACATGTCGCGATGGCAGATGAGGCCGTGCATATCGGTGGCCCGGCGCCCGCAGACAGTTATCTCAAAGGCGCAGAAATCATTCGCATGGCGCAACAAACCGGCGCGCAGGCGATCCATCCGGGCTATGGTTTCCTGTCCGAAAACCCCGGGTTTGTGGATGCGGTCGAAGCCGCGGGCCTGACCTTTATCGGTCCCTCGGCGGATGCGATCCGCAAGATGGGGCTCAAGGACGCGGCCAAGGCGCTGATGGAAGAGGCGGGTGTGCCCGTTGTGCCCGGCTATCACGGTGCCAACCAGGACCCCGAACATCTGTTTGGCGCTGCTGACGCCATCGGTTATCCGGTCCTGATCAAGGCGGTCGCCGGCGGCGGTGGCAAAGGCATGCGTCTGGTCGAACAGCCAGCCGAATTCATGGATGCATTGGAAAGCGCCAAGGGCGAGGCCACAACCGCCTTTGGCAACCCGGACGTTTTGATCGAAAAATATATCCAGCAACCGCGCCACATCGAAGTGCAGGTCTTTGGGGACGGAACCCACGCGGTGCATCTGTTTGAGCGCGATTGTTCGCTGCAACGGCGCCACCAAAAGGTGATCGAAGAAGCCCCGGCACCCGATATGACACCGGAAATGCGCGCCGCAATGGGCCAGGCTGGCGTCCGAGCCGCCGAAGCCATTGGCTACAAGGGGGCCGGCACGGTGGAATTCATCGTGGATGGGTCGAACGGGCTGCGGGTTGATGGCTTCTGGTTCATGGAGATGAACACCCGTCTTCAGGTGGAACACCCGGTGACCGAGCTGATCACTGGCGTTGATCTGGTGGAATGGCAACTGCGGGTGGCTGCTGGCGAAAGCCTGCCTGCTGCGCAGGAAGACCTGACCATCACCGGCCACGCGTTCGAAGCGCGTCTGTATGCCGAGGATGTGCCAAAAGGGTTCCTGCCTGCCACCGGGACGTTGACACATCTGCAATTTCCGTCCGAATGCCGCGCCGACAGCGGCGTGCGCGCCGGGGACACGATCAGCCCGTGGTATGACCCGATGATCTCCAAGGTCATCGTGCACGGGCCCACCCGCCGGGTTGCCCTATCGCGCCTGTCGCGTGCTTTGGAAGAGACCCAGGTGGGGGGCACAGTCACCAATCTCGCGTTCCTGGGGGCGCTGGCCGGGCATGAGGGGTTCGGCAATGGCGAGGTCGATACCGGGCTGATCGCACGGGATCTGGACGATCTTGTGGCGCAGCCTGCAACCGGACTGCACCACAAGGTCGCCGCGGCCATGGTCGCACTGGATCTGGTCGAGGGCCAGGGTGAGAGCGGCTTTACGCTTTGGGCGCCTTTGCACCGCGCCGTGACCCTGTCACATCAGGACGAGGTTTTTGAGGTCGACGTGCAGGTCGAAGGTCCGGATCGCCAGCTGTGGAACCTGGGGGGCGATCGCCTGGTGGCCGAACGCCACGGCGGCATCTGGCAACTGGGCGGTGTGCGGATGCCGGACGTGGCCCGGGCCGGAGCGACGATTACGGTTTTTGATTCCTATGGTCTGGTCTTTGACGTGATAGACCCGCTGGACCGGGATGCCAGCGCGGGCGGGGACACCAATGTGATTGAGGCCCCGATGCCGGGGCTGGTCAAGGCGGTGTTTGCCGAGGCCGGGCAGACAGTACAGGAGGGCGACCGTTTGGCCATTCTGGAAGCGATGAAAATGGAGCATTCGCTGCTGGCAGCGCGTGACGGCGTCGTGGCCGAAGTGCTCGCCGCAGCGGGCGATCAGGTCGAGGCCGGTGCGGCGCTGGTGCGTCTGGAAGAAGAAGATGGCTGA
- a CDS encoding Hint domain-containing protein — MPTNLIVNGTFNSGSTGWSGTDLETSYRESAYLGNGSSNRVAEMDGRSGQVTVMEQSFAVTGNGEVSATFNIDSALRTASLGQAGQEGFTVEILDSSGGIVGSMTILPTVNSFSTYSMDVLFPSSGTYTLRMTELGPNNSLGAIIDNVELMVCFCNGTMISTPGGPRPVESLRVGETILTQQGPDVLRWIGKRHVSATDRASNPSLHPVRISAGALGAGLPARELRVSRQHRMLCSNRIVSTMFNEPSVLVAAIRLVGLPGVSLDEIPKAVTYYHLALHRHQVIYAEGAPTESFRITRNSLASLSSDGRKELFALFPDLQGPAFAPLPDAVVIPPRARQKSLIRRMAKNRKPLLSMAV; from the coding sequence ATGCCCACAAATCTGATCGTCAACGGAACTTTCAACTCCGGCTCCACCGGCTGGAGCGGAACGGATCTGGAAACCAGTTATCGGGAATCCGCTTATCTGGGGAACGGGTCCTCCAACCGCGTGGCCGAAATGGATGGCCGGTCTGGCCAGGTCACGGTGATGGAACAGAGCTTTGCCGTGACCGGCAACGGAGAGGTCTCTGCCACCTTCAACATCGACAGCGCCCTGCGGACAGCGTCGTTGGGGCAGGCCGGACAAGAAGGCTTCACTGTTGAAATCCTAGACAGTTCCGGCGGGATTGTCGGGTCGATGACGATCCTGCCCACGGTAAACAGTTTCTCGACTTATTCGATGGATGTGCTCTTTCCGTCATCAGGCACGTATACCCTGCGGATGACGGAACTGGGGCCCAATAACAGCCTGGGCGCGATCATCGACAATGTGGAACTCATGGTCTGTTTCTGCAACGGTACGATGATTTCCACACCGGGCGGGCCGCGCCCGGTCGAAAGCCTGCGTGTCGGGGAAACGATTCTGACACAACAAGGACCGGACGTTCTGCGCTGGATCGGCAAACGTCACGTGAGCGCCACAGATCGGGCCAGCAACCCCAGTCTGCACCCGGTTCGGATCTCTGCAGGCGCTTTGGGTGCTGGCCTGCCTGCGCGCGAACTGCGTGTGTCGCGCCAGCATCGCATGCTGTGCAGCAACCGGATTGTTTCAACCATGTTCAATGAACCCTCAGTCCTGGTCGCCGCGATCCGTTTGGTGGGGTTGCCCGGCGTGTCGCTTGACGAAATCCCCAAGGCTGTCACCTATTACCACCTGGCTCTGCACCGCCACCAGGTCATCTATGCCGAAGGCGCGCCGACCGAAAGCTTCCGCATCACCCGGAACTCGCTGGCCAGCCTGTCTTCCGACGGCCGCAAAGAACTCTTTGCCCTGTTTCCCGACTTGCAAGGCCCCGCTTTCGCCCCCCTGCCGGACGCTGTGGTCATCCCGCCAAGAGCTCGCCAGAAAAGCCTGATTCGCCGCATGGCAAAGAACCGCAAGCCACTTCTTTCGATGGCGGTCTGA
- a CDS encoding methylcrotonoyl-CoA carboxylase, translating to MKLTSKAMPSSEGFKNNRAAHLDALAQISEAAEAARLGGGEKSRARHESRGKMLPRRRVANLLDPGSPFLEIGATAAHDMYGNAAPAAGVVAGIGRVHGQDVMVVCNDATVKGGTYFPMTVKKHLRAQEIAEENHLPCIYLVDSGGANLPQQDEVFPDRDHFGRIFYNQARMSSKGIPQIAVVMGSCTAGGAYVPAMSDVTIIVKEQGTIFLAGPPLVKAATGEIVSAEDLGGGDVHTRLSGVADYLAEDDAHALALARRAVQSLNITKPLTVNWANPEDPAYDPEEILGVVPGDLRTPYDIREVIARLVDGSRFDEFKPRFGETLVTGFAHVKGCPVGIVANNGVLFSEAAQKGAHFVELCSQRKIPLVFLQNITGFMVGRKYENEGIARHGAKMVTAVASTNVPKVTMLVGGSFGAGNYGMAGRAYQPRFLWTWPNSRISVMGGEQAAGVLATVKRDAIERQGGQWSAEEEAEFKRPTIEMFEEQSHPLYASARLWDDGIIDPRKSRDVLALSLSAALNAPIADTKFGVFRM from the coding sequence ATGAAACTCACATCCAAGGCGATGCCTTCCTCCGAAGGCTTCAAAAACAACCGCGCGGCGCATCTGGATGCGCTGGCCCAGATTTCCGAAGCGGCCGAGGCCGCGCGGTTGGGTGGGGGTGAAAAATCCCGTGCCCGTCATGAAAGCCGGGGCAAGATGTTGCCGCGTCGCCGGGTGGCGAACCTGCTGGATCCCGGCTCGCCTTTCCTCGAAATTGGTGCCACGGCGGCCCATGACATGTATGGCAACGCGGCCCCCGCGGCCGGCGTGGTTGCGGGCATCGGTCGCGTTCATGGTCAGGACGTCATGGTGGTTTGCAACGATGCGACCGTAAAGGGCGGCACCTATTTCCCCATGACGGTGAAAAAACACCTGCGCGCCCAGGAGATCGCCGAGGAAAACCATCTGCCCTGCATCTATCTGGTCGACAGCGGTGGTGCCAATCTGCCGCAGCAGGACGAAGTGTTCCCGGATCGCGACCACTTTGGCCGCATCTTCTATAATCAGGCGCGGATGTCGTCCAAGGGCATTCCGCAGATTGCTGTGGTGATGGGGTCCTGCACCGCCGGTGGGGCCTATGTGCCTGCCATGTCCGATGTCACAATCATCGTGAAAGAACAGGGCACCATCTTTTTGGCTGGTCCGCCGCTGGTCAAGGCGGCGACGGGCGAGATTGTCAGCGCCGAAGATTTGGGCGGTGGTGACGTGCACACCCGCCTGTCCGGGGTTGCGGATTACCTGGCCGAAGATGACGCACATGCGCTGGCCCTGGCGCGGCGCGCGGTTCAGTCGCTGAACATCACCAAACCGCTGACTGTGAACTGGGCCAACCCCGAAGACCCCGCCTATGACCCCGAGGAAATCCTGGGCGTGGTGCCGGGTGATCTGCGCACCCCCTATGATATCCGCGAAGTGATCGCGCGGCTGGTGGATGGCTCTCGTTTTGACGAATTCAAACCCCGGTTCGGCGAAACTCTCGTGACCGGGTTTGCCCATGTCAAAGGGTGCCCCGTCGGCATTGTCGCCAACAATGGCGTGCTGTTCTCCGAGGCGGCGCAAAAGGGCGCGCATTTCGTCGAACTGTGCTCCCAGCGCAAGATCCCGCTGGTGTTCCTGCAAAACATCACCGGCTTCATGGTGGGCCGGAAATACGAAAACGAAGGCATCGCGCGTCATGGTGCCAAGATGGTGACGGCTGTGGCCTCGACCAATGTGCCCAAGGTGACCATGCTGGTCGGTGGCTCATTCGGGGCTGGCAATTACGGCATGGCCGGGCGCGCCTATCAGCCGCGTTTCCTGTGGACCTGGCCCAACAGCCGCATTTCGGTGATGGGCGGCGAACAGGCCGCTGGTGTGTTGGCGACGGTGAAACGCGATGCCATCGAACGCCAGGGGGGGCAATGGTCGGCCGAAGAAGAGGCCGAATTCAAACGCCCCACCATCGAGATGTTCGAGGAGCAATCCCACCCGCTCTACGCCTCTGCCCGCCTGTGGGATGACGGCATCATCGACCCGCGCAAATCCCGCGACGTGTTGGCCTTGTCCCTCAGCGCCGCGTTGAATGCACCGATTGCCGATACGAAGTTCGGCGTGTTCCGGATGTAG
- a CDS encoding aminotransferase class I/II-fold pyridoxal phosphate-dependent enzyme translates to MSEIFTGNFTQQEPIPDAAIEAAMQVLRHGRLHRYNTAEGELSETALLEQEFAAQMGAKYCLAVASGGYAMATALRAVGVEPGDTVLTNAFTLAPVPGSIASVGARPVYVDVTEDLTIDLDDLAAKVGQARVLLLSHMRGHLCDMDRLMQICDEAGVTVIEDCAHTMGASWNGVLSGRHGAVGCYSCQTYKHVNSGEGGLFITDDAEIAARATILSGSYMLYERHLAAPAPEVFERVKFVTPNISGRMDNLRAAILRPQLRDLDRQVARWNERYRAIEDGLRDTPGLTVVARPEQETYVGSSIQFLLLDWSEEAVREVVRRCGGRGVELKWFGTPDPVAFTSRYDSWRYAQTPRLPKSDRVLAGILDIRVPLTFSVEDCSQIARIIRSEVATVFQAG, encoded by the coding sequence ACGGGCGCCTGCACCGTTACAACACCGCCGAGGGCGAGCTGAGCGAAACCGCACTGCTGGAGCAGGAATTCGCGGCCCAGATGGGGGCAAAATACTGTCTGGCCGTGGCCTCGGGCGGATACGCGATGGCAACGGCCCTGCGGGCTGTTGGGGTCGAACCGGGTGATACGGTATTGACCAATGCCTTTACGCTGGCACCGGTGCCAGGATCGATTGCGTCGGTCGGGGCGCGTCCGGTCTATGTGGATGTGACCGAAGATCTGACCATTGATCTGGATGATCTGGCGGCCAAGGTTGGACAGGCCAGGGTGCTGTTGCTGAGCCATATGCGCGGGCATCTGTGTGACATGGACCGCCTGATGCAGATCTGTGATGAGGCAGGCGTCACTGTGATCGAAGATTGTGCCCATACGATGGGCGCATCCTGGAATGGGGTCCTGTCGGGGCGTCACGGGGCAGTGGGCTGTTACTCGTGTCAAACTTACAAGCATGTAAACTCGGGCGAGGGGGGGCTGTTCATCACTGATGATGCCGAGATTGCGGCCCGGGCGACGATCCTGTCGGGGTCTTATATGCTGTATGAGCGGCATCTGGCCGCCCCGGCACCGGAGGTGTTCGAGCGGGTCAAATTCGTCACCCCGAACATCTCGGGGCGGATGGACAACCTGCGCGCAGCGATCCTGCGCCCGCAGCTCAGGGATCTGGACCGTCAGGTTGCGCGGTGGAATGAACGGTATCGCGCGATCGAAGATGGCCTGCGTGACACCCCCGGCCTGACCGTGGTCGCGCGGCCCGAGCAGGAGACCTATGTGGGGTCTTCGATCCAGTTCCTGTTGCTGGACTGGTCCGAAGAGGCGGTTCGAGAGGTCGTGCGCCGCTGTGGTGGGCGTGGAGTGGAGCTGAAATGGTTCGGCACTCCGGATCCGGTGGCTTTTACGTCGCGCTATGACAGCTGGCGCTATGCGCAGACGCCGCGCCTGCCCAAGAGCGACCGCGTTCTGGCAGGAATTCTGGATATCCGGGTGCCGCTGACGTTCAGTGTCGAGGATTGTTCCCAAATCGCCCGGATTATCCGATCCGAAGTGGCGACGGTGTTTCAGGCCGGGTAA